A window of Callospermophilus lateralis isolate mCalLat2 chromosome 13, mCalLat2.hap1, whole genome shotgun sequence contains these coding sequences:
- the Chrm3 gene encoding muscarinic acetylcholine receptor M3 — protein sequence MTLHSNSTTSPLFPNISASWIHSPSDAGLPPGTVTHFGSYNISRAAGNFSSPNDTTSDPLGGHTIWQVVFIAFLTGFLALVTIIGNILVIVAFKVNKQLKTVNNYFLLSLACADLIIGVISMNLFTTYIIMNRWALGNLACDLWLSIDYVASNASVMNLLVISFDRYFSITRPLTYRAKRTTKRAGVMIGLAWVISFVLWAPAILFWQYFVGKRTVPPGECFIQFLSEPTITFGTAIAAFYMPVTIMTILYWRIYKETEKRTKELAGLQASGTEAEVENFVHPTGSSRSCSSYELQQQSLKRSARRKYGGCHFWFTTKSWKPSAEQMDQDHSSSDSWNNNDAAASLENSASSDEEDIGSETRAIYSIVLKLPGHSTILNSTKLPSSDNLQVPEEELRALDTEKNANKLQAQRSVDDGGSFQRSFSKLPIQLESAVDTAKSSDTNSSVGKNTATLPLSFKEATLAKRFALKTRSQITKRKRMSLIKEKKAAQTLSAILLAFIITWTPYNIMVLVNTFCDSCIPKTYWNLGYWLCYINSTVNPVCYALCNKTFRTTFKMLLLCQCDKRKRRKQQYQQRQSVIFHKRVPEQAP from the coding sequence ATGACCTTGCACAGTAACAGTACCACCTCGCCTTTGTTTCCAAACATCAGCGCTTCCTGGATACACAGTCCTTCAGATGCAGGCCTGCCCCCAGGGACTGTCACTCATTTCGGCAGCTACAACATTTCACGAGCAGCTGGGAATTTCTCCTCTCCCAATGATACCACCAGTGACCCATTGGGAGGTCACACCATCTGGCAGGTGGTCTTCATTGCATTCTTAACAGGCTTCCTGGCCCTGGTCACCATCATCGGCAACATCCTGGTGATAGTGGCATTTAAGGTCAACAAGCAGCTGAAGACAGTCAACAACTACTTCCTCCTCAGCCTGGCCTGCGCCGACCTGATCATCGGGGTCATCTCGATGAATCTGTTTACTACCTACATCATCATGAATCGGTGGGCACTGGGGAACTTGGCCTGTGACCTCTGGCTCTCCATTGACTATGTGGCCAGCAACGCCTCCGTCATGAATCTCCTCGTCATTAGCTTTGACAGGTACTTCTCCATCACAAGGCCGCTCACCTACCGAGCCAAACGAACCACCAAAAGAGCCGGGGTGATGATCGGCCTGGCCTGGGTCATCTCCTTCGTCCTGTGGGCGCCTGCCATCTTGTTCTGGCAGTACTTCGTAGGGAAGAGAACCGTGCCTCCGGGGGAGTGTTTCATCCAGTTCCTCAGCGAGCCTACCATCACCTTCGGCACGGCGATCGCCGCCTTTTACATGCCTGTCACCATCATGACTATTTTGTACTGGAGGATCTATAAGGAAACGGAGAAACGTACCAAAGAGCTCGCTGGGCTGCAGGCCTCGGGGACAGAAGCAGAGGTGGAAAACTTTGTCCACCCCACAGGCAGTTCTCGAAGCTGCAGCAGCTACGAACTTCAGCAGCAGAGCTTGAAACGCTCGGCCAGGAGGAAGTATGGCGGCTGCCACTTCTGGTTCACCACCAAGAGCTGGAAGCCCAGCGCCGAGCAGATGGACCAAGACCACAGCAGCAGCGACAGCTGGAACAACAACGATGCTGCCGCCTCCCTGGAAAACTCGGCCTCCTCCGACGAGGAGGACATTGGCTCCGAGACCAGAGCCATCTACTCCATTGTGCTCAAGCTCCCGGGTCACAGCACCATCCTCAACTCCACCAAGCTACCCTCGTCAGACAACCTGCAGGTGCCTGAGGAGGAGCTGCGGGCACTGGACACCGAGAAGAATGCCAATAAGCTGCAGGCCCAGAGGAGCGTGGATGATGGTGGCAGCTTTCAGAGAAGCTTCTCCAAGCTTCCCATCCAGTTAGAGTCTGCCGTGGACACAGCCAAGTCCTCTGACACCAACTCCTCGGTGGGTAAGAACACGGCCACTCTACCTCTGTCCTTCAAGGAAGCCACTCTGGCCAAGAGGTTTGCTCTGAAGACCAGAAGTCAGATCACGAAGCGGAAGAGGATGTCCCTCATCAAGGAGAAGAAGGCAGCCCAGACCCTCAGCGCCATCCTGCTGGCCTTCATCATCACCTGGACCCCCTACAACATCATGGTCCTGGTGAACACCTTTTGTGACAGCTGCATACCCAAAACCTATTGGAATCTGGGCTACTGGCTGTGCTACATCAACAGCACCGTGAACCCCGTGTGCTATGCCCTGTGCAACAAGACATTCAGAACCACCTTCAAGATGCTGCTGCTGTGCCAATGTGACAAAAGGAAGCGGCGCAAGCAACAGTACCAGCAAAGACAGTCGGTCATCTTCCACAAGCGCGTGCCCGAGCAGGCTCCGTAG